The sequence CACCCACTTGGTGTAACAATAGTAATTAGTTTCTGTATCTACATTTTTGGTTTCATGCTTATTATTGCAGGTATTACAAGTCTTGCAACATCCAAAAGCTACAAACCAAAACTATATAGTGGATTATGCAGTGTAATATTCGGTATATTATATATCATTCTTGGAATGTTTGTAGAAAACCCAATATACCTCGGTATTATTGTAGGTGTTTGGTTAATCTTAACAGGTATATTCTATGGATATGAAAGAGAAACCGAAGAAGAATTTATAGAAGAAATCAGCAATGATTTAAACTAAAAAAAAGTAGTAAAAACCTATAAAATAAAAGATGAATGTATAATAAAAAAAAGAAAAAAGCTATGATAAAAAATTAAATTAGGGAAAATACATAAAAATTAAATTACATAAAGTTATCATTAAAATTTATTTTTTTTTTCATCGAAAAAATTATTATACAAAAAAATCACATAAAAAACGGGACAATTTTAAAAAAATGATAAAATACTTTTATAATTTTATCATTACCTATCCTATTTTTTTTTAATATAATAAAATAAACACCTTTCATATAAATTTAAATACTTATTCTAAAAAAAAATTAACTTTTCATTATATAATTAAAAATTATTAAAAATTACAAACTATAAAAATAATACTTAATAGCTAAAAAAATTTAATTTTATTTGCGATTTTTTAATTGAAAATTTTTAAAAGGAAATTATTAAAAAATTATTTTTTTTTATTAAAATTAGAAAAAAAAGGATGTCATATACAATGATTATACTAACAACACCAAACATACAAGGAAAAAAAGTAGCAAAATACCATGGAATTGTAAATGGAGAAGGACTAATTGGAGCTAATGTATATAAAGATATATTCTCAGGTGTACGAGATGTAGTAGGTGGTCGTACCTCAACATATGAAATTGAAATACAAAAAGCACGACAAGCTGCAATAGAACGTATGACACAAAAAGCAGAAGAACTTGGAGCAAATGCAATACTAAATGTCCGGATAAACTACAGCAATCTGGGTGGAACTATGGGAAATACAATACTTATAAGTGTAAATGGAACAGCTGTAACATTTGATGACATAGATGATGATGAAAATATTACAACACACTAAAAATTAATAAATTTTTTTTTAAATGATAAACTCCTTATTATATTAAAATCTTTTTTTTAAACAATTTATACTAAAATAAGCAAAAAGTTGAACACTAAAATTAAAATACACGGGAAAACTAATTTATGATATGAACAATTTATAATAAAAATAATTTAAAAATAGAAAAAATAGTAGTGATAAAAAAAAGAATAAAATAGGAAAGTTAAACTTCCTCTT comes from Methanosphaera cuniculi and encodes:
- a CDS encoding DUF308 domain-containing protein, which gives rise to MVSEKYKIGAVSIILVILGLLSMIFPVVSTLTVDVITAFLLLFLAIVFFVTATEESDFSRWSAAVNILLGFLSIILCSLLLIHPLGVTIVISFCIYIFGFMLIIAGITSLATSKSYKPKLYSGLCSVIFGILYIILGMFVENPIYLGIIVGVWLILTGIFYGYERETEEEFIEEISNDLN
- a CDS encoding YbjQ family protein, with product MIILTTPNIQGKKVAKYHGIVNGEGLIGANVYKDIFSGVRDVVGGRTSTYEIEIQKARQAAIERMTQKAEELGANAILNVRINYSNLGGTMGNTILISVNGTAVTFDDIDDDENITTH